In Shinella sp. XGS7, a single genomic region encodes these proteins:
- a CDS encoding glycosyltransferase family 2 protein, translating into MNYAVTAVIVTYNTPASRLDAALSALLSQCAVVVVDNSTQAITATKIRGACERHGVDCLSLGGNFGIAHAQNRGIEHALARGAADILLMDDDSVSPPDLVQGLLSARVGSPVQPLVVSARIVNELGRDMSNCRGLSENGLTHCSELTSSGTLVPASVFRHVGLFDETLFIDCVDFEWGWRALKNGIPLMLSDDVSIRHRLGEGERMGLKIPSPIRHYYQYRNVMRMIFRSAAPLRWRVQQSVKLPVKLMLIALLADRRYLRLRYAAWGLCDALLGRSGQFNH; encoded by the coding sequence ATGAACTACGCAGTCACCGCCGTCATAGTGACTTACAACACCCCCGCTTCCAGATTGGATGCGGCGTTGTCGGCACTTCTGAGCCAATGCGCAGTGGTCGTGGTGGACAACTCGACGCAGGCGATCACTGCCACCAAGATTCGTGGTGCCTGCGAACGTCATGGTGTCGACTGCCTCTCGCTTGGAGGCAATTTCGGTATCGCTCATGCGCAGAATCGGGGCATCGAACATGCGTTAGCGCGGGGCGCTGCAGATATTCTCCTGATGGACGACGACAGCGTCTCGCCTCCAGACTTGGTGCAGGGTCTCTTGTCCGCGCGAGTCGGGTCGCCCGTTCAGCCGCTCGTCGTCAGTGCCCGCATCGTCAACGAGCTGGGTCGTGACATGAGCAATTGCCGAGGGCTATCGGAGAACGGCCTGACGCACTGCAGCGAGCTAACCAGCTCCGGTACCTTGGTGCCGGCCTCGGTCTTCAGGCACGTCGGGCTGTTCGACGAGACGTTGTTCATCGACTGCGTCGATTTCGAGTGGGGCTGGCGCGCGTTGAAGAACGGCATTCCGCTTATGCTGAGCGATGACGTCTCGATTCGGCACCGTCTGGGCGAAGGCGAACGGATGGGACTCAAGATTCCGAGTCCAATCCGACACTATTACCAGTACCGGAACGTCATGCGAATGATCTTTCGTTCCGCGGCGCCGTTGCGTTGGCGCGTGCAACAGTCCGTCAAACTTCCTGTGAAGTTGATGTTGATTGCACTGCTCGCAGATCGTCGATACCTCCGGCTTCGCTACGCCGCCTGGGGTCTTTGCGATGCGCTCCTTGGGCGCTCCGGACAATTCAATCATTGA